The following proteins are encoded in a genomic region of Coffea eugenioides isolate CCC68of chromosome 6, Ceug_1.0, whole genome shotgun sequence:
- the LOC113773514 gene encoding LOW QUALITY PROTEIN: protein DETOXIFICATION 51-like (The sequence of the model RefSeq protein was modified relative to this genomic sequence to represent the inferred CDS: inserted 1 base in 1 codon): MCNPNTTPKLTTISVIDHQKITSSSTSTRSPRPPSQTHFYFDLLSLPTPLKVQENPKENQQNPPKFALPSPSEIVQETKALFKLSFPIAIAALILYARSILSMLFLGQLGDIQLAAGSLAMAFANITGYSVLSGLALGMEPLCSQAFGAQLPRLLSLTLQRSVIFLLACSIPITFLWINISHILLYLHQDPIITRLARTYLVFSLPDLVTNSFIHPIRIYLRAQGITYPLTLASLAGTALHLPINYVLVIQLRLGVAGVAAAAAISNLVVLVTLVLYLWATGLHAATWTKVSGECLTGWGPLMRLAAPSCVSVCLEWWWYEIMIVLCGLLVDPKATVASMGVLIQTTSLLYIFPSSLSFAVSTRVGNELGANRPERARVSSXGVDLIAGLMGLSAMGFATSLRDLWARMFIDDGNILRLTSAALPILGLCELGNCPQTVGCGVVRGTARPSTAANVNLGAFYLVGMPVAIGLVFGLGFGFCGLWLGLLSAQVCCAGLMLYVVAITDWEFEANRAQFLTCEGGCGGDSKTPPPPLPGECDNEIEPLICVTVTSS; this comes from the exons ATGTGCAATCCAAACACTACCCCCAAACTCACCACCATCTCCGTGATTGATCATCAAAAGATTACCTCCTCCTCCACCTCCACAAGATCACCACGGCCACCATCTCAAACCCACTTTTATTTCGATCTGTTATCCCTCCCCACCCCCTTAAAAGTCCAGGAAAACCCCAAAGAAAACCAACAAAATCCACCCAAATTTGCCCTACCTTCACCCTCGGAGATCGTTCAAGAAACCAAAGCCCTCTTCAAGCTATCCTTCCCCATAGCAATCGCAGCCCTCATCCTCTATGCCCGCTCCATTCTCTCCATGCTCTTTTTAGGCCAACTCGGCGACATCCAGCTTGCCGCTGGCTCTCTAGCTATGGCCTTCGCCAACATAACCGGTTATTCCGTTCTTTCCGGTTTAGCACTAGGAATGGAGCCGCTTTGTTCTCAGGCTTTCGGAGCACAGCTTCCCAGGCTTCTTTCCCTAACGCTGCAAAGGTCCGTTATATTTCTTCTGGCTTGCTCCATCCCAATCACATTTCTTTGGATCAACATTTCCCATATTCTTCTTTATTTGCACCAAGACCCCATTATCACCCGATTGGCCCGCACCTACCTTGTTTTTTCACTCCCTGATCTTGTCACAAATTCTTTTATTCACCCCATACGTATTTACCTTCGGGCTCAAGGTATTACTTATCCGCTCACCTTGGCTTCTCTGGCTGGCACGGCTTTGCACTTGCCCATCAACTATGTTTTGGTCATCCAGCTCCGGCTCGGCGTGGCAGGCGTTGCTGCTGCGGCTGCCATCTCCAACCTGGTGGTCCTGGTGACGCTCGTCTTGTACTTGTGGGCTACCGGCTTGCACGCCGCAACATGGACGAAGGTGAGCGGAGAGTGCTTGACCGGCTGGGGTCCGCTCATGCGGCTAGCCGCGCCGAGCTGCGTCTCGGTTTGTCTGGAATGGTGGTGGTACGAGATCATGATAGTGCTGTGTGGCCTCTTGGTGGACCCTAAGGCCACTGTTGCATCCATGGGCGTCTTGATCCAAACGACGTCGCTGCTGTACATATTCCCGTCCTCGCTCAGCTTCGCGGTGTCCACGCGGGTCGGTAATGAGCTCGGAGCAAACCGGCCCGAAAGGGCTCGCGTCTCAT GTGGTGTCGATCTCATAGCGGGCCTGATGGGCTTATCAGCTATGGGCTTCGCAACATCCTTGAGGGACTTGTGGGCTCGGATGTTCATTGATGATGGCAACATCCTACGGTTGACATCAGCGGCGCTGCCGATTCTGGGACTGTGTGAGCTAGGCAACTGCCCACAGACCGTTGGATGTGGGGTTGTACGTGGGACCGCCCGCCCGTCCACAGCAGCTAACGTGAACCTTGGGGCATTCTATCTTGTGGGTATGCCCGTGGCGATTGGGCTGGTGTTTGGGCTTGGGTTTGGATTCTGTGGGCTTTGGCTGGGGCTTCTGTCGGCCCAGGTTTGTTGCGCGGGGCTGATGTTGTATGTTGTAGCCATCACAGACTGGGAGTTCGAGGCCAACAGAGCGCAATTTCTCACGTGCGAAGGAGGATGCGGTGGTGACAGCAAGACTCCTCCTCCTCCATTGCCTGGTGAATGCGACAACGAAATAGAGCCGTTGATTTGTGTGACGGTGACGTCGTCGTGA
- the LOC113776219 gene encoding protein IQ-DOMAIN 14-like isoform X2: MGRATRWLKSLFGIKRDKGQKEINPNSGSQRENKWTGMGHSGRDTADGLCSNPNTIPPNITPAEAAWLRSFYADSGDKEQSKHAIAVAAATAAAADAAVAAAQAAVAVVRLTSQGRGGTMFGGGGSREKWAVTKIQSVFRGFLARKALRALKGLVKLQALVRGYLVRKQAFATFHSMQALIRAQANVRAQKARGLLDSTAASSNRQFHAANSAEKFDEGRSRQNSFHNRRLSASFDSINSNAIDEIPKIVEIDTGRPKSRSRRSSAWVSDSISGDAQTLSSSCQCRHPPPHLSIPDCRNSQDSDWGLTGDECRFSTPQSTPRFSNSCGTNPPVTPAKSVCVESLFRNCPNYMANTQSFKAKLRSYSAPKQRPEPGSKRRLSLNEMMESRSSLSGVRMQRSCSQVQEVLSFRNAVVGRLARSSEFSKEQLYNRDSYSQEYFE, encoded by the exons atggGCAGAGCAACAAGGTGGTTGAAGAGTTTGTTTGGGATAAAGAGGGATAAGGGCCAGAAGGAGATTAATCCAAATTCCGGTAGCCAGAGAGAAAACAAATGGACGGGAATGGGCCATTCGGGAAGAGACACTGCTGATGGGCTGTGTTCAAATCCAAACACCATTCCACCCAATATTACCCCGGCTGAGGCTGCATGGTTGAGATCTTTCTACGCTGACTCTGGTGACAAGGAGCAAAGCAAGCATGCCATAGCAGTTGCTGCAGCCACCGCCGCTGCCGCTGACGCCGCCGTTGCCGCTGCACAGGCTGCGGTGGCCGTGGTTAGGCTCACCAGTCAAGGCAGAGGAGGGACCATGTTTGGTGGTGGTGGTAGTCGTGAAAAGTGGGCCGTTACAAAAATTCAAAGTGTTTTCCGCGGATTCTTG GCAAGGAAGGCACTGAGggctttgaaaggacttgtgaAACTACAAGCACTAGTGAGAGGTTATTTGGTGCGTAAACAGGCGTTCGCTACATTTCACAGCATGCAAGCTCTTATAAGAGCACAGGCCAATGTTCGTGCCCAAAAAGCTCGAGGCCTCCTCGATTCTACTGCTGCAAGTTCAAACCGGCAGTTTCATGCTGCAAATTCCGCG GAAAAGTTTGATGAGGGTAGAAGTAGGCAGAATTCATTTCATAACAGAAGGCTCTCTGCATCGTTTGATAGCATTAACTCAAATGCAATCGATGAAATCCCAAAGATTGTGGAGATAGATACTGGAAGGCCTAAATCAAGATCCAGAAGAAGCAGCGCCTGGGTATCAGATTCCATTTCCGGGGATGCCCAGACTCTATCCTCTTCGTGTCAATGCCGACATCCTCCGCCCCACCTATCGATCCCTGATTGCAGAAACTCTCAAGACTCCGACTGGGGACTGACTGGGGACGAATGCCGCTTCTCCACCCCTCAAAGCACTCCCAGATTCTCCAATTCTTGTGGGACAAATCCACCTGTCACGCCAGCCAAGAGTGTTTGCGTGGAAAGCTTATTCAGGAATTGCCCAAATTATATGGCTAATACGCAGTCATTTAAGGCCAAACTGAGGTCTTACAGCGCACCGAAGCAAAGGCCTGAACCGGGGTCCAAGAGGAGGCTATCGCTCAATGAAATGATGGAGTCCAGAAGTAGTCTAAGTGGGGTCCGAATGCAGAGGTCGTGCTCTCAAGTCCAAGAAGTTTTGAGTTTCAGGAATGCTGTTGTCGGTAGGCTTGCAAGGTCTTCAGAATTCTCAAAAGAGCAATTATACAACAGGGATTCTTACTCGCAAGAATATTTTGAGTAG
- the LOC113776219 gene encoding protein IQ-DOMAIN 14-like isoform X1 yields MGRATRWLKSLFGIKRDKGQKEINPNSGSQRENKWTGMGHSGRDTADGLCSNPNTIPPNITPAEAAWLRSFYADSGDKEQSKHAIAVAAATAAAADAAVAAAQAAVAVVRLTSQGRGGTMFGGGGSREKWAVTKIQSVFRGFLARKALRALKGLVKLQALVRGYLVRKQAFATFHSMQALIRAQANVRAQKARGLLDSTAASSNRQFHAANSAQEKFDEGRSRQNSFHNRRLSASFDSINSNAIDEIPKIVEIDTGRPKSRSRRSSAWVSDSISGDAQTLSSSCQCRHPPPHLSIPDCRNSQDSDWGLTGDECRFSTPQSTPRFSNSCGTNPPVTPAKSVCVESLFRNCPNYMANTQSFKAKLRSYSAPKQRPEPGSKRRLSLNEMMESRSSLSGVRMQRSCSQVQEVLSFRNAVVGRLARSSEFSKEQLYNRDSYSQEYFE; encoded by the exons atggGCAGAGCAACAAGGTGGTTGAAGAGTTTGTTTGGGATAAAGAGGGATAAGGGCCAGAAGGAGATTAATCCAAATTCCGGTAGCCAGAGAGAAAACAAATGGACGGGAATGGGCCATTCGGGAAGAGACACTGCTGATGGGCTGTGTTCAAATCCAAACACCATTCCACCCAATATTACCCCGGCTGAGGCTGCATGGTTGAGATCTTTCTACGCTGACTCTGGTGACAAGGAGCAAAGCAAGCATGCCATAGCAGTTGCTGCAGCCACCGCCGCTGCCGCTGACGCCGCCGTTGCCGCTGCACAGGCTGCGGTGGCCGTGGTTAGGCTCACCAGTCAAGGCAGAGGAGGGACCATGTTTGGTGGTGGTGGTAGTCGTGAAAAGTGGGCCGTTACAAAAATTCAAAGTGTTTTCCGCGGATTCTTG GCAAGGAAGGCACTGAGggctttgaaaggacttgtgaAACTACAAGCACTAGTGAGAGGTTATTTGGTGCGTAAACAGGCGTTCGCTACATTTCACAGCATGCAAGCTCTTATAAGAGCACAGGCCAATGTTCGTGCCCAAAAAGCTCGAGGCCTCCTCGATTCTACTGCTGCAAGTTCAAACCGGCAGTTTCATGCTGCAAATTCCGCG CAGGAAAAGTTTGATGAGGGTAGAAGTAGGCAGAATTCATTTCATAACAGAAGGCTCTCTGCATCGTTTGATAGCATTAACTCAAATGCAATCGATGAAATCCCAAAGATTGTGGAGATAGATACTGGAAGGCCTAAATCAAGATCCAGAAGAAGCAGCGCCTGGGTATCAGATTCCATTTCCGGGGATGCCCAGACTCTATCCTCTTCGTGTCAATGCCGACATCCTCCGCCCCACCTATCGATCCCTGATTGCAGAAACTCTCAAGACTCCGACTGGGGACTGACTGGGGACGAATGCCGCTTCTCCACCCCTCAAAGCACTCCCAGATTCTCCAATTCTTGTGGGACAAATCCACCTGTCACGCCAGCCAAGAGTGTTTGCGTGGAAAGCTTATTCAGGAATTGCCCAAATTATATGGCTAATACGCAGTCATTTAAGGCCAAACTGAGGTCTTACAGCGCACCGAAGCAAAGGCCTGAACCGGGGTCCAAGAGGAGGCTATCGCTCAATGAAATGATGGAGTCCAGAAGTAGTCTAAGTGGGGTCCGAATGCAGAGGTCGTGCTCTCAAGTCCAAGAAGTTTTGAGTTTCAGGAATGCTGTTGTCGGTAGGCTTGCAAGGTCTTCAGAATTCTCAAAAGAGCAATTATACAACAGGGATTCTTACTCGCAAGAATATTTTGAGTAG
- the LOC113776177 gene encoding probable pectinesterase 53 — MPTSKLLVHSIIFILLSYGSNTVVCHTKGIRPKRTASGKLFAVNMTQVQYSEQQFMKWVNFVGSLNHSVFKTAKNKLFPSYTLTVDKNPNYGDFTTIQQAIDSLPTVNLVRVLIKVHAGVYTEKVTIPQLKSYITIQGAGADKTIVQWGDTAQTPGAKGQPLGTFASATFAVNSPYFIAKNITFKNTTPVPPPGAIGKQAVAFRISADTAVFVGCRFLGAQDTLYDHVGRHYYKDCYIEGSVDFIFGNGLSLFEGCHVHAIAQLTGAVTAQGRSSLLEDTGFSFVNCKVTGSGALYLGRAWGPFSRVIFAYTYMDNIIIPKGWHNWGDPSREMTVFYGQYKCSGAGASFAGRVSWSRELTDEEAQPFISLAFIDGSEWIKI; from the exons ATGCCCACTTCTAAACTTCTTGTACATTCTATCATTTTCATTCTTCTGAGCTATGGAAGCAATACAGTAGTATGCCACACCAAAGGCATTAGGCCAAAAAGAACAGCTTCAGGGAAGCTATTTGCAGTGAATATGACCCAAGTCCAATACTCTGAACAACAATTCATGAAGTGGGTAAACTTTGTTGGCAGCCTCAATCACTCTGTGTTCAAGACCGCCAAGAATAAGCTCTTCCCTTCTTACACTCTTACGGTCGACAAAAATCCAAACTACGGTGACTTTACTACAATTCAGCAGGCTATTGATTCTCTCCCTACTGTTAATCTAGTTAGAGTGTTGATCAAGGTTCATGCGGGTGTTTACAC GGAAAAGGTTACAATACCTCAGCTGAAGTCATACATAACCATACAGGGAGCGGGAGCAGATAAAACTATAGTTCAATGGGGAGATACAGCACAAACACCCGGAGCAAAAGGCCAGCCTCTTGGCACATTTGCTTCTGCAACATTTGCTGTGAATTCTCCATATTTCATAGCCAAGAACATCACATTCAAG AATACAACTCCAGTACCACCCCCAGGAGCCATTGGAAAGCAAGCTGTTGCATTTAGGATATCGGCAGATACAGCAGTTTTTGTGGGTTGCAGATTCTTGGGTGCACAGGATACGCTGTATGACCACGTAGGCAGGCATTATTACAAAGATTGTTACATCGAAGGCTCTGTGGATTTCATCTTTGGTAACGGGCTCTCTTTGTTTGAG GGTTGTCACGTGCATGCAATAGCACAGTTAACGGGGGCAGTCACAGCACAAGGGAGAAGCAGCCTGTTGGAGGACACAGGGTTCTCCTTTGTAAACTGTAAGGTCACGGGTTCAGGAGCCCTGTACCTAGGACGGGCATGGGGACCCTTTTCCAGGGTAATCTTCGCTTACACATATATGGACAACATTATCATTCCAAAAGGCTGGCATAACTGGGGTGACCCTAGTCGAGAAAT GACGGTGTTTTATGGACAATACAAGTGCAGCGGAGCAGGGGCAAGTTTTGCAGGAAGAGTTTCATGGTCCAGAGAACTTACAGATGAGGAAGCACAGCCTTTTATTTCGCTTGCCTTCATCGATGGTTCTGAATGGATCAAAATATGA
- the LOC113773515 gene encoding probable glutamate carboxypeptidase LAMP1, translated as MNTNVISSFIAIATSISFLLLSPPSKSFYHSLFLSDSLSCNESIANHLYILTKRPHVAGSEANAEAAAYVLSTLTSYKVRSHITTYEVALTYPISRSLTLKPTPQDSPVKFDLHQDIYDGDPHADVADEVLPTFHAYAKSATVAGPVVYANYGRVQDYAVLKQMKVNVSGNVVLAKYGKIYRGDIVENAYAEGAIGVLIYTDRKDYGGGGDAKWFPDDKWMPSSGVQVGSVYNGAGDPTTPGWPSSGLCERLSDDDAEKGGEVPLIPSLPISWADGDRILRSIDGQVANDDWQGGKDAPVYKVGPGPAILNLSYTGKQVISTIQNVIGIIEGVEEPDRYVILGNHRDAWTFGAVDPNSGTAALLEVAHRMWKLQEKGWKPRRTIIFCNWDAEEYDLDSKPGVPPRREH; from the exons ATGAATACGAACGTGATCTCAAGCTTCATAGCCATAGCAACTTCCATCTCCTTCCTCCTCCTCTCACCCCCGTCAAAGTCCTTTTATCATTCCTTGTTCTTATCTGATTCCCTTTCATGCAATGAATCAATAGCAAACCACCTCTACATCCTAACCAAGCGGCCTCATGTTGCTGGGTCCGAAGCCAATGCCGAAGCAGCGGCTTATGTTCTATCCACCCTCACTTCCTATAAGGTTCGATCACATATAACAACCTATGAAGTTGCCTTGACTTACCCCATCTCACGTTCCTTGACCCTAAAACCTACTCCTCAAGACAGCCCCGTCAAGTTCGATCTCCACCAAGACATTTACGACGGTGATCCTCATGCCGACGTGGCAGACGAAGTCCTACCGACGTTCCACGCATATGCCAAGTCTGCCACTGTAGCTGGACCTGTAGTATATGCCAATTACGGGCGCGTACAGGACTATGCTGTATTGAAGCAAATGAAAGTAAATGTGTCAGGGAATGTTGTATTGGCAAAGTATGGAAAGATATACAGAGGGGACATTGTGGAAAATGCTTATGCAGAAGGTGCTATAGGTGTATTAATTTACACAGATAGGAAGGATTACGGTGGAGGAGGTGATGCAAAATGGTTTCCTGATGACAAGTGGATGCCTTCAAGTGGAGTCCAGGTGGGATCCGTGTACAATGGGGCCGGTGATCCCACTACACCTGGCTGGCCTAGTTCAGGGTTGTGCGAGAGACTATCAGATGATGATGCGGAGAAAGGAGGAGAAGTTCCATTGATACCTTCATTACCTATTTCATGGGCTGATGGTGACAGAATCCTGAGGTCCATAGATGGACAAGTGGCAAATGACGATTGGCAGGGAGGGAAAGATGCTCCTGTCTACAAGGTTGGGCCAGGACCAGCAATTCTGAATCTTAGTTATACT GGAAAGCAAGTTATATCCACAATCCAAAATGTTATTGGAATCATTGAAGGTGTAGAAGAACCTGATAG atatgtCATACTTGGGAATCACCGGGATGCATGGACATTTGGAGCTGTTGATCCAAATAGTGGTACAGCAGCCCTGCTTGAG GTTGCACACAGGATGTGGAAGCTCCAGGAAAAAGGTTGGAAACCTCGGCGAACAATTATATTTTGTAATTGGGATGCTGAAGAATATG atttggactccaaacccggggTACCACCCAGACGAGAACACTAA